One genomic segment of Epinephelus fuscoguttatus linkage group LG19, E.fuscoguttatus.final_Chr_v1 includes these proteins:
- the ddx5 gene encoding probable ATP-dependent RNA helicase DDX5 isoform X2: MPGYTDRDRGRDRDRDRGYGGGPPRFGGNRGGGGGGKFGNPGERLRKKQWNLDELPKFEKNFYQQHPDVARRSPQEVEQYRRAKTITFKGRDCPNPIINFHEASFPSYVMDVINKQNWTDPTPIQAQGWPLALSGKDMVGIAQTGSGKTLSYLLPAIVHICHQPFLERGDGPICLVLAPTRELAQQVQQVAAEYGRASRLKSTCIYGGAPKGPQIRDLERGVEICIATPGRLIDFLEAGKTNLRRCTYLVLDEADRMLDMGFEPQIRKIVDQIRPDRQTLMWSATWPKEVRQLAEDFLKDYVQINIGALQLSANHNILQIVDVCNDGEKENKLIRLLEEIMSEKENKTIIFVETKRRCDDLTRRMRRDGWPAMGIHGDKSQQERDWVLNEFKYGKAPILIATDVASRGLDVEDVKFVINFDYPNNSEDYIHRIGRTARSQKTGTAYTFFTPNNMRQASDLISVLREANQAINPKLLQMAEDRGGKSNWSFKGRQRWRL, translated from the exons ATGCCTGGATATACCGACAGAGACCGCGgcagagatagagacagagacagagg CTATGGCGGCGGTCCTCCTCGCTTTGGTGGCAACcgtggtggaggaggtggaggaaagTTCGGCAACCCCGGTGAACGGCTGAGGAAGAAGCAGTGGAACCTCGACGAGCTCCCCAAGTTTGAGAAAAACTTCTACCAGCAGCATCCCGACGTTGCCAGGAGGTCGCCG CAAGAAGTTGAACAATACAGAAGGGCCAAAACAATTACATTTAAGGGAAGAGACTGCCCAAATCCTATTATCAACTTCCACGAGGCCAGCTTTCCAT CTTATGTGATGGATGTGATCAACAAACAGAACTGGACTGACCCAACACCCATCCAGGCCCAAGGCTGGCCCCTGGCTCTCAGTGGTAAAGACATGGTTGGAATTGCTCAGACAGGCTCTGGCAAGACGCTCTCG TATTTGTTGCCTGCAATTGTGCACATCTGCCACCAGCCTTTCCTGGAGCGTGGAGATGGTCCCATT TGCTTGGTGTTAGCCCCCACCCGTGAGCTCGCGCAGCAGGTGCAACAGGTGGCAGCAGAATATGGCAGAGCTTCTCGCCTTAAGTCCACCTGCATCTACGGTGGAGCACCCAAGGGACCCCAGATCCGTGACCTGGAAAGAG GTGTTGAGATCTGCATCGCCACTCCAGGAAGGCTCATCGACTTCCTTGAGGCAGGAAAGACAAACCTGCGCCGGTGTACTTACCTTGTGCTGGACGAGGCCGACAGAATGCTGGACATGGGCTTCGAGCCACAGATCCGAAAAATTGTGGACCAAATCAGA cctgACCGTCAGACTCTGATGTGGAGTGCCACTTGGCCCAAAGAGGTTCGCCAGCTGGCAGAGGACTTCCTGAAGGACTATGTTCAGATCAATATTGGGGCGCTGCAGCTCAGTGCCAACCACAACATCCTGCAAATTGTGGACGTCTGCAAtgatggagagaaggagaacAA ACTCATCCGACTGCTGGAGGAAATCATGAGTGAAAAGGAGAACAAGACCATCATCTTTGTAGAGACAAAGAGGCGCTGTGATGACCTCACCAGGAGGATGCGAAGGGATGG GTGGCCAGCTATGGGAATCCATGGAGATAAAAGCCAACAGGAAAGAGACTGGGTTCTCAATG AGTTCAAATACGGAAAGGCTCCGATTCTCATTGCTACAGATGTTGCCTCTAGGGGTCTAG ATGTTGAAGATGTGAAATTTGTCATCAACTTTGACTACCCCAACAACTCTGAGGACTATATCCACCGCATTGGCCGCACAGCTCGTAGCCAAAAGACAGGCACGGCTTACACCTTCTTCACTCCGAACAACATGAGGCAGGCCAGTGACCTCATCTCTGTGCTCCGCGAGGCCAACCAGGCGATCAACCCCAAGCTCCTCCAAATGGCGGAAGACAGAGGAGGTAAATCTAATTG GTCGTTCAAGGGGAGGCAGAGGTGGCGACTATAG
- the ddx5 gene encoding probable ATP-dependent RNA helicase DDX5 isoform X1: protein MPGYTDRDRGRDRDRDRGYGGGPPRFGGNRGGGGGGKFGNPGERLRKKQWNLDELPKFEKNFYQQHPDVARRSPQEVEQYRRAKTITFKGRDCPNPIINFHEASFPSYVMDVINKQNWTDPTPIQAQGWPLALSGKDMVGIAQTGSGKTLSYLLPAIVHICHQPFLERGDGPICLVLAPTRELAQQVQQVAAEYGRASRLKSTCIYGGAPKGPQIRDLERGVEICIATPGRLIDFLEAGKTNLRRCTYLVLDEADRMLDMGFEPQIRKIVDQIRPDRQTLMWSATWPKEVRQLAEDFLKDYVQINIGALQLSANHNILQIVDVCNDGEKENKLIRLLEEIMSEKENKTIIFVETKRRCDDLTRRMRRDGWPAMGIHGDKSQQERDWVLNEFKYGKAPILIATDVASRGLDVEDVKFVINFDYPNNSEDYIHRIGRTARSQKTGTAYTFFTPNNMRQASDLISVLREANQAINPKLLQMAEDRGGRSRGGRGGDYRDDRRDRYSGRRDFGGFRDRDNGRGFDNGPSKAFGTNTQNGGYGGSNNGGGSSNGFSGSSYNGNGQSNFNNNQAGAFGGQNFQAQQFALGKGGAQAAAAHPQFPFPQAQAPQQHPPPLVPYPMPPQFSQ from the exons ATGCCTGGATATACCGACAGAGACCGCGgcagagatagagacagagacagagg CTATGGCGGCGGTCCTCCTCGCTTTGGTGGCAACcgtggtggaggaggtggaggaaagTTCGGCAACCCCGGTGAACGGCTGAGGAAGAAGCAGTGGAACCTCGACGAGCTCCCCAAGTTTGAGAAAAACTTCTACCAGCAGCATCCCGACGTTGCCAGGAGGTCGCCG CAAGAAGTTGAACAATACAGAAGGGCCAAAACAATTACATTTAAGGGAAGAGACTGCCCAAATCCTATTATCAACTTCCACGAGGCCAGCTTTCCAT CTTATGTGATGGATGTGATCAACAAACAGAACTGGACTGACCCAACACCCATCCAGGCCCAAGGCTGGCCCCTGGCTCTCAGTGGTAAAGACATGGTTGGAATTGCTCAGACAGGCTCTGGCAAGACGCTCTCG TATTTGTTGCCTGCAATTGTGCACATCTGCCACCAGCCTTTCCTGGAGCGTGGAGATGGTCCCATT TGCTTGGTGTTAGCCCCCACCCGTGAGCTCGCGCAGCAGGTGCAACAGGTGGCAGCAGAATATGGCAGAGCTTCTCGCCTTAAGTCCACCTGCATCTACGGTGGAGCACCCAAGGGACCCCAGATCCGTGACCTGGAAAGAG GTGTTGAGATCTGCATCGCCACTCCAGGAAGGCTCATCGACTTCCTTGAGGCAGGAAAGACAAACCTGCGCCGGTGTACTTACCTTGTGCTGGACGAGGCCGACAGAATGCTGGACATGGGCTTCGAGCCACAGATCCGAAAAATTGTGGACCAAATCAGA cctgACCGTCAGACTCTGATGTGGAGTGCCACTTGGCCCAAAGAGGTTCGCCAGCTGGCAGAGGACTTCCTGAAGGACTATGTTCAGATCAATATTGGGGCGCTGCAGCTCAGTGCCAACCACAACATCCTGCAAATTGTGGACGTCTGCAAtgatggagagaaggagaacAA ACTCATCCGACTGCTGGAGGAAATCATGAGTGAAAAGGAGAACAAGACCATCATCTTTGTAGAGACAAAGAGGCGCTGTGATGACCTCACCAGGAGGATGCGAAGGGATGG GTGGCCAGCTATGGGAATCCATGGAGATAAAAGCCAACAGGAAAGAGACTGGGTTCTCAATG AGTTCAAATACGGAAAGGCTCCGATTCTCATTGCTACAGATGTTGCCTCTAGGGGTCTAG ATGTTGAAGATGTGAAATTTGTCATCAACTTTGACTACCCCAACAACTCTGAGGACTATATCCACCGCATTGGCCGCACAGCTCGTAGCCAAAAGACAGGCACGGCTTACACCTTCTTCACTCCGAACAACATGAGGCAGGCCAGTGACCTCATCTCTGTGCTCCGCGAGGCCAACCAGGCGATCAACCCCAAGCTCCTCCAAATGGCGGAAGACAGAGGAG GTCGTTCAAGGGGAGGCAGAGGTGGCGACTATAGAGATGACCGTCGGGATAGGTATTCTGGAAGGCGTGATTTTGGCGGTTTTAGGGACCGTGATAACGGTAGAGGGTTTGACAACGGACCAAGCAAAGcttttggcacaaacacacagaacgGGGGCTATGGGGGCAGCAACAATGGCGGCGGCAGCAGCAACGGCTTCAGCGGAAGCAGCTACAACGGTAACGGACAGTCCAACTTTAACAACAACCAGGCGGGAGCCTTCGGAGGCCAGAACTTCCAGGCTCAACAGTTTGCTCTCGGTAAGGGTGGTGCACAGGCTGCTGCCGCACATCCCCAGTTCCCCTTCCCTCAGGCACAGGCTCCGCAGCAGCATCCCCCGCCGCTGGTGCCGTACCCCATGCCTCCTCAGTTCTCTCAGTAA